The Coregonus clupeaformis isolate EN_2021a chromosome 20, ASM2061545v1, whole genome shotgun sequence genome contains a region encoding:
- the LOC121533345 gene encoding flavin-containing monooxygenase 5, whose product MVRTVAVIGAGPSGLTSIKSCLDEGLEPTCFESSEDIGGLWRFKEHPDPGRANIYQSVIINSSKEMMSYSDFPPPAHLPNNMHHSQLLIYLRLYAENFDLFKHILFQTTVVSVRQRPDFPVSGQWEVETERTKGQRETQVFDAVMVCTGHFTRPHLPLNDFPGIEEFEGRYLHSWEYRSAEGLQGKRVVVVGIGNSGGDIAVDASRVAEQVYLSTRKGAWVVSRVGAGGLPGDLVGTSRLDRLLQKLFPSWITRMMEKNLNQSFDHRLYGLQPKHGFFAQIPVVNDDLPGRIISGRVLVKPNIREIRGSSVVFEDGSVVDKVDVVVFATGYNYDFPFLPSGLLANSSHRLCLYRHVFPLGLARPSLAVVGFICNMGAINPLAEMQARWATRVFKGLLTLPSEEAMLQDIKRDTSTLQNRFACLERHPLQVDHIPYLDSMAEELGVRPNLLGLLLREPGVGLRVLLGPCTPYQYRLRGPGQWDGARQAILTQWERVAQPFRTRMAPEPESRTRASCSLRLILTLSGAVLLLTLYTRHSLLSLLSHPTGLLYKMYSLPETISGWK is encoded by the exons ATGGTGCGTACAGTAGCAGTGATCGGGGCGGGTCCCTcgggactgaccagcatcaagaGCTGTCTGGACGAGGGTCTGGAGCCCACCTGCTTTGAGAGCAGTGAAGACATCGGAGGGCTGTGGAGGTTCAAG GAGCATCCAGACCCAGGCAGGGCCAACatctaccagtctgtcatcatCAACAGCTCCAAGGAAATGATGTCATACAGCGACTTCCCTCCTCCAGCTCACCTGCCCAACAACATGCACCACTCCCAGCTGCTGATCTACCTACGACTTTACGCTGAGAACTTTGACCTCTTCAAGCACATCCTCTTCCAG ACCACTGTGGTGAGTGTGCGACAGAGGCCAGACTTCCCAGTGTCGGGCCAGTgggaggtggagacagagaggacaaAAGGTCAGAGGGAGACTCAGGTCTTTGATGCTGTGATGGTCTGCACCGGTCACTTTACACGACCACACCTGCCGCTCAATGACTTCCCAG GTATAGAGGAGTTTGAGGGCAGGTACTTACACAGTTGGGAATATCGCAGTGCCGAGGGGCTGCAGGGGAAGAGGGTGGTGGTGGTCGGGATCGGGAATTCTGGAGGTGACATCGCTGTGGATGCCAGCAGAGTAGCGGAGCAG GTGTACCTCAGCACGCGGAAGGGGGCATGGGTGGTCAGCAGGGTGGGGGCAGGGGGCCTTCCAGGTGACCTGGTGGGCACTTCACGATTGGACAGACTGCTGCAGAAGCTCTTCCCCTCCTGGATTACCAGGATGATGGAGAAGAATCTGAACCAGAGCTTCGACCACAGACTGTACGGCCTACAGCCAAAACACGG GTTCTTTGCCCAGATCCCAGTGGTGAATGATGACCTGCCTGGTCGAATCATCTCTGGTCGTGTTCTGGTCAAACCTAACATCAGGGAGATCAGAGGCTCCAGTGTGGTGTTTGAGGACGGGAGCGTTGTGGACAag gtGGATGTTGTGGTGTTTGCCACCGGCTACAACTATGACTTTCCCTTCCTGCCTTCGGGTCTGCTGGCTAATAGCAGTCACCGCCTGTGTCTGTACCGTCATGTGTTCCCCCTGGGGCTGGCCCGGCCCAGTCTGGCTGTAGTGGGCTTCATCTGTAACATGGGAGCCATCAACCCTCTGGCTGAGATGCAGGCCCGCTGGGCCACCCGGGTCTTTAAAG GGTTACTAACACTGCCCTCCGAAGAAGCCATGCTGCaggacataaagagagacaccagcaCCTTGCAAAACAG gtTTGCCTGTTTGGAGCGGCACCCTCTCCAGGTGGACCATATCCCCTATCTTGACTCCATGGCAGAGGAGTTAGGGGTTCGACCCAACCTCCTAGGGTTGCTGCTGAGGGAGCCTGGTGTGGGGCTGCGTGTGCTGCTGGGGCCCTGCACCCCGTACCAGTACCGTCTGAGAGGGCCAGGACAGTGGGATGGGGCCCGACAGGCTATACTCACCCAGTGGGAGCGAGTAGCCCAGCCATTCAGGACCAGGATGGCTCCAGAACCAGAGAGCAGAACCAGAGCCTCCTGTAGTCTGAGACTGATATTGACCCTGTCTGGCGCTGTTCTCCTACTAACCCTCTATACTAGACACAGTCTCTTATCACTCCTCTCACACCCCACAGGCCTCCTCTATAAGATGTACAGTCTACCTGAGACCATTTCGGGGTGGAAATGA